In Prochlorococcus marinus str. MIT 1214, one DNA window encodes the following:
- the cobJ gene encoding precorrin-3B C(17)-methyltransferase gives MPLLERLQASNHVDQIFISNGSTLFLEKKIEGLVESSPIEFLKDHWNNNNKLIFLGSIGAVVRLISPFVRSKHNDPAILVMDSKAKNVLTLLGGHKQGGDAFANELAAALEAEVICTSDSFTERRIPLDCFGEGWGWERGGSDVDWRKLMIRQSKEQKNIVFQSQGSKLWQQLKGCANCSFLAKNDPISFENINLYIGQENSNICSWHPPTIIIGIGCERNTDEIVIQRAIDKSLNQNGLSLLSISCLATIDKKNDEIGLLNLSKKNEWPIYFFSAPELSQVNVPTPSNVVLKEMGTASVAEAAAILLGGQSGRLIQEKKIYYSNEDECGAVTIALVELSIPFAPHKGELHLIGSGPGDLEMLTSDSRRALTRCSAWIGYTPYLNYLDSIRRPEQVRIDSELTFEKDRCQYALDLAKEGVKVALISSGDSGIYGMAGLALELWLHEKIDSRPLFQVHPGISSFQMAAARLGAPFMHDFCSISLSDLLTPWDQIERRIKSAAIGDFVIAIFNPKSKKRNWQLKKTVDLLLEFRKPCTPVAIARELGRPDESIEIHTLATLPFDQVDMLTILVIGNSQSVLKNNRFLTPRGYFSN, from the coding sequence TTGCCTTTGCTTGAGAGATTGCAAGCAAGCAATCATGTAGATCAAATCTTTATATCTAATGGTTCAACTCTTTTTTTAGAAAAAAAAATTGAAGGTTTAGTTGAATCCTCACCAATTGAGTTTTTAAAAGATCATTGGAATAACAATAATAAATTAATTTTTTTAGGTTCAATCGGAGCTGTAGTAAGGCTCATATCTCCTTTTGTTAGATCTAAACATAATGATCCAGCAATACTGGTAATGGATTCAAAAGCTAAAAATGTTCTTACTCTTTTAGGAGGCCATAAGCAAGGAGGAGACGCATTTGCTAATGAGTTGGCAGCTGCTTTAGAGGCAGAAGTAATTTGCACCTCAGATTCATTTACTGAAAGAAGAATTCCTTTGGATTGTTTTGGTGAAGGATGGGGTTGGGAGAGAGGTGGTTCAGATGTCGATTGGCGAAAATTAATGATTAGACAGTCTAAAGAGCAAAAAAATATAGTTTTTCAATCACAAGGTTCAAAACTATGGCAACAATTAAAAGGTTGTGCCAATTGTTCTTTTTTAGCGAAAAACGATCCAATCTCTTTTGAAAATATCAACTTATATATAGGTCAAGAAAATTCCAATATATGTTCATGGCATCCACCGACAATAATCATTGGAATTGGCTGTGAGAGAAATACAGATGAAATTGTCATTCAAAGAGCAATTGATAAGTCTTTGAATCAAAATGGCTTATCACTTCTTTCAATCTCTTGTTTAGCAACGATTGATAAAAAAAATGATGAAATAGGATTATTGAATTTGTCAAAAAAAAACGAATGGCCAATTTATTTTTTTAGTGCCCCTGAACTTTCACAAGTCAACGTGCCAACTCCTTCAAATGTAGTTTTGAAGGAAATGGGAACTGCCTCAGTCGCTGAAGCTGCGGCAATTTTGTTAGGAGGTCAGTCTGGAAGATTAATACAAGAAAAAAAAATCTATTATTCCAATGAGGATGAGTGTGGTGCCGTAACAATTGCATTGGTCGAGTTATCAATTCCCTTTGCACCTCATAAAGGAGAATTGCATTTAATTGGCAGTGGCCCTGGAGACTTGGAAATGCTTACCTCTGACTCTCGTCGAGCTTTAACTAGATGCTCTGCTTGGATCGGTTATACCCCTTACTTAAATTATTTGGATTCAATTCGCCGTCCTGAACAGGTTCGTATTGATTCTGAATTAACTTTTGAAAAAGATCGATGTCAATACGCTCTTGATCTTGCAAAAGAGGGGGTAAAAGTTGCGCTTATTTCATCTGGCGACAGTGGAATTTATGGAATGGCAGGGTTGGCTCTTGAACTTTGGCTACATGAAAAGATTGATTCAAGGCCTTTATTTCAAGTGCATCCAGGCATTAGCTCTTTTCAGATGGCTGCCGCAAGGCTAGGAGCTCCTTTTATGCATGATTTTTGTTCTATCTCCTTAAGTGATCTTTTGACTCCGTGGGATCAAATTGAGAGGAGAATTAAAAGTGCAGCGATAGGTGACTTTGTTATTGCAATATTTAATCCAAAATCAAAAAAACGTAATTGGCAGCTAAAAAAGACAGTTGATTTGCTACTCGAATTTCGGAAACCGTGCACACCTGTTGCTATCGCTAGAGAGCTTGGGAGGCCAGATGAAAGTATTGAAATTCATACACTCGCAACCTTGCCATTTGATCAGGTCGATATGCTTACTATTTTGGTCATTGGTAATAGTCAGAGTGTTCTTAAAAACAATAGATTTTTGACTCCAAGAGGCTATTTCTCTAATTAA
- the gltB gene encoding glutamate synthase large subunit, whose protein sequence is MHQRTSRSNWPYCDSTYPDAFSGEKDSCGVGFIASVEGKQNHWVLSQAVRGLSCMEHRGGCGGDGDSGDGAGILCEIPWSYLKQVWATAKQCDPQRSGIGMIFMPKDPNNREIAKKICEREAESLGLTSKGWRDVPVHEEVLGKLARENEPFITQWIVDIEDKEINLEALLFRLKQRISNRANIELKGDKLGLYICSLSSKTIVYKGMVRSEILAPFYKDLKDDRFEVSYAVYHRRFSTNTLPKWPLAQPMRLLGHNGEINTLLGNINWAKASETDISSVWKENANDLKPIVNNVFSDSANLDLNLELLVRSGRPITDSLLTLIPEAFRDQPELIDKPEITAFYEYAAGTQEPWDGPALIVFTDGRNVGATLDRNGLRPARYCITKNGYVVMGSETGVVELDEHQIQEKGRLGPGQMLAVDLEKKRILRNWDVKEESANRYPYLDWLKANRINLNNQNWEVNHKFDKQELLQQQIAFGFSAEDFDYIINSMAANAKEPTYCMGDDIPLAILSNKSHILYDYFKQRFAQVTNPPIDPLREKLVTSLEMHLGVRKAPLSPKAESARLIHIKSPIINEKELNSIKKLGLNYKEISILIPINNDKLNLEKGLKNLCQEAEDSVINGGEILILSDRNVNRENSYIPPLLAVGAVHHHLLRKGLRLKTSIIIDTAQCWSTHHIACLIGFGASAICPWLTWETTRHWWQLPKTQKLISDGKLSNLSIEIAQENVKKAMEDGLRKILSKIGISVLASYHGAQIFEAIGIGADLIDLAFKGTTSRIAGLTLSELSIETISFHKKAFPELEQKKLDFNGFVQYRNSGEFHLNNPEMSKILHAAVKAGPGYDHFKTYQQLLENRPATTLRDLITFKTASQPLPLDQIESVESICQRFCTGGMSLGALSREAHEVLAIAMNRIGGKSNSGEGGEDPARFNVLQDVDENNQSKTLPNLKGLKNGDTACSAIKQIASGRFGVTPEYLTSGKQLEIKVAQGAKPGEGGQLPGPKVDEYIAKLRNSKPGVSLISPPPHHDIYSIEDLAQLIHDLHQINPTAKVSVKLVAEIGIGTIAGGVAKANADVIQISGHDGGTGASPLSSIKHAGLPWELGLTEVHRSLLENGLRERVLLRADGGLKTGWDVLIAALLGAEEYGFGTIAMIAEGCIMARICHTNKCPVGVATQQEGLRKRFPGLPEHVVNFFIFVAEEVRQLMSQVGVAKVEDLIGRTELLIPRNLDLTKTKRVDLSSLLKPLENSTDRSWLNHEIQAHSNGEVLENSLLKDEKICNTIQTQGNITKEISIVNTDRSVCARISGEIAKKYGNKGFNGNLNLIFKGSAGQSFGAFILRGMNISLIGEANDYVGKGINGGSITIVPEIINNTSNTQVIIGNTCLYGATGGKLFALGIAGERFGVRNSGAHAVIEGAGDHCCEYMTGGVVVVLGKTGRNIGAGMTGGIAFILDQKNELDLRMNKEIVEVHHLTSTNQEKFLKELIIEYHQKTKSPKANKILSGWSSWKNLFKIIVPPSEKNKLGIEEALEKATI, encoded by the coding sequence ATGCACCAACGAACATCAAGATCAAATTGGCCCTATTGCGATAGCACCTATCCTGATGCCTTTTCTGGGGAAAAAGATTCTTGTGGTGTTGGCTTCATAGCTAGCGTTGAAGGCAAACAAAATCATTGGGTCTTATCTCAGGCAGTCCGTGGTCTCAGCTGTATGGAGCACAGAGGTGGTTGCGGCGGAGATGGCGACTCGGGTGATGGTGCAGGGATTTTATGTGAAATTCCATGGTCATATTTAAAGCAAGTTTGGGCCACGGCTAAACAATGCGATCCCCAACGATCAGGGATAGGTATGATTTTCATGCCTAAAGATCCAAATAATAGAGAAATAGCGAAGAAGATATGTGAGAGGGAAGCTGAGTCTTTAGGGTTAACTTCCAAAGGGTGGAGAGATGTTCCTGTTCATGAAGAAGTTTTAGGCAAACTTGCAAGAGAAAATGAACCATTTATTACACAATGGATAGTTGATATTGAGGATAAAGAAATTAATCTTGAGGCTTTACTTTTTAGATTAAAACAAAGGATTTCAAATAGAGCTAATATAGAATTAAAGGGAGATAAATTAGGACTCTATATATGCTCTTTAAGTAGCAAAACAATTGTATATAAAGGGATGGTCAGATCAGAAATATTGGCGCCTTTTTATAAAGATTTAAAGGATGATAGATTCGAAGTTTCATATGCTGTATACCATAGAAGATTTAGTACAAACACTTTACCAAAATGGCCATTGGCGCAACCCATGAGACTTTTAGGTCATAATGGAGAAATAAATACCTTGCTTGGAAATATAAATTGGGCAAAAGCATCAGAAACAGATATAAGTTCAGTATGGAAAGAAAATGCAAATGATCTAAAACCAATTGTAAATAATGTATTTAGTGATTCAGCTAATCTAGATTTAAATCTTGAATTATTAGTTCGAAGTGGACGACCAATAACTGATAGTTTATTAACACTTATCCCTGAAGCTTTCAGAGACCAACCTGAATTAATAGATAAACCTGAAATAACTGCTTTTTATGAATACGCAGCAGGAACTCAGGAGCCATGGGATGGGCCAGCATTAATAGTCTTTACTGATGGAAGAAATGTAGGGGCCACACTTGATAGAAATGGTTTAAGACCAGCTCGCTATTGCATCACCAAAAATGGATATGTTGTAATGGGATCTGAAACAGGTGTTGTTGAATTAGATGAACATCAAATCCAAGAAAAAGGTCGGCTTGGTCCAGGACAAATGCTAGCAGTAGACTTAGAAAAAAAGAGGATTTTACGTAACTGGGATGTCAAAGAAGAGTCAGCAAACAGATATCCATACTTAGACTGGTTAAAAGCAAATCGAATCAATCTTAACAACCAAAATTGGGAAGTAAATCATAAATTCGATAAACAAGAGTTACTGCAGCAACAAATTGCATTTGGATTTAGTGCAGAAGATTTTGATTACATAATTAATAGCATGGCAGCAAATGCAAAAGAACCAACTTATTGCATGGGAGATGATATTCCACTAGCCATACTTTCTAATAAATCACATATTCTTTATGACTATTTCAAGCAAAGATTTGCACAAGTTACTAATCCACCCATTGATCCTCTTAGAGAAAAACTTGTTACTAGCTTAGAAATGCATCTTGGAGTTAGGAAAGCACCACTAAGTCCTAAAGCAGAATCCGCAAGACTAATTCATATTAAATCACCAATAATTAATGAAAAAGAATTAAATTCAATAAAAAAATTAGGGCTTAATTACAAGGAAATATCCATATTAATTCCTATTAATAATGATAAACTAAACTTAGAAAAAGGTCTGAAAAATCTATGCCAAGAAGCAGAAGATAGTGTCATTAATGGTGGAGAAATACTCATCCTCTCAGATAGAAATGTTAATAGAGAGAATTCCTACATTCCCCCTCTTCTTGCTGTCGGAGCAGTACATCATCACTTGCTTAGAAAGGGGCTGAGGCTAAAAACCTCGATAATCATAGATACAGCTCAATGCTGGAGTACTCATCACATAGCCTGTCTGATTGGATTTGGGGCAAGTGCAATTTGTCCTTGGCTGACTTGGGAAACTACACGCCATTGGTGGCAATTACCTAAAACTCAAAAACTTATTTCCGATGGGAAGTTGTCTAATTTATCTATAGAAATTGCTCAAGAAAATGTTAAGAAAGCAATGGAAGATGGATTAAGAAAAATACTTTCAAAAATAGGAATCTCTGTCCTAGCAAGTTATCACGGAGCACAAATCTTTGAAGCCATCGGTATCGGTGCAGACTTAATTGATTTAGCTTTCAAGGGAACTACCAGTCGTATAGCAGGACTAACGCTGAGTGAATTATCAATCGAGACAATTTCATTTCATAAAAAAGCTTTCCCAGAACTAGAGCAAAAAAAACTTGATTTTAATGGATTTGTTCAATATCGAAATAGTGGAGAATTTCATTTAAATAATCCAGAAATGTCAAAAATTCTTCATGCTGCAGTGAAAGCTGGACCTGGATATGACCACTTCAAAACTTATCAACAACTTCTAGAAAATCGTCCCGCTACTACCCTCAGAGATCTCATTACATTTAAGACAGCTAGTCAGCCTTTACCTCTTGATCAAATAGAGAGTGTTGAGAGTATTTGTCAAAGATTTTGCACCGGTGGAATGAGTTTAGGTGCCCTATCTAGGGAAGCGCATGAAGTTCTTGCAATAGCAATGAATAGAATTGGAGGAAAAAGTAATAGTGGTGAAGGAGGGGAAGATCCTGCGAGATTCAATGTCCTCCAGGATGTTGATGAAAATAATCAATCAAAAACATTACCCAATCTAAAAGGACTGAAAAATGGAGATACCGCATGTTCTGCAATTAAACAAATTGCGTCTGGCCGATTTGGTGTAACTCCTGAATATCTAACTAGCGGAAAACAATTAGAAATCAAAGTAGCTCAAGGTGCAAAGCCTGGAGAAGGTGGCCAATTACCTGGACCAAAGGTTGATGAATATATAGCCAAGCTGCGTAATAGCAAACCAGGAGTATCTCTTATTTCTCCTCCTCCTCATCATGATATCTATTCCATAGAAGATCTTGCCCAACTTATTCATGACTTACATCAAATAAATCCAACTGCAAAAGTCAGTGTGAAATTAGTTGCTGAAATAGGGATTGGCACAATTGCAGGCGGAGTAGCAAAAGCCAATGCTGATGTCATCCAAATTTCAGGACATGATGGTGGTACAGGTGCATCTCCACTTAGTTCAATTAAACATGCTGGTTTGCCATGGGAACTTGGATTAACGGAAGTTCATCGCTCTTTATTAGAAAATGGTCTTCGCGAAAGGGTTTTATTAAGAGCAGATGGAGGTTTAAAGACAGGATGGGATGTCCTGATTGCAGCTTTACTTGGAGCAGAAGAATATGGTTTTGGAACAATCGCAATGATTGCCGAAGGTTGCATAATGGCGAGGATTTGCCATACAAATAAATGTCCAGTGGGTGTAGCAACTCAACAAGAAGGCTTAAGAAAAAGATTCCCTGGATTACCAGAACATGTTGTTAACTTTTTTATCTTCGTAGCTGAGGAAGTCAGACAATTGATGAGTCAAGTTGGAGTAGCAAAAGTCGAGGATCTTATTGGAAGAACAGAGCTATTAATTCCTAGGAATCTAGACTTAACAAAAACAAAACGAGTGGACCTATCTAGCCTGCTCAAACCATTAGAAAACTCAACCGATCGTTCATGGTTAAACCATGAAATTCAAGCTCACAGCAATGGAGAAGTTCTTGAGAATTCTCTACTCAAAGATGAAAAAATTTGCAATACAATTCAAACTCAGGGAAACATCACTAAAGAAATTTCAATTGTCAATACAGACAGAAGTGTTTGTGCGCGAATCTCTGGAGAAATAGCCAAAAAATACGGAAATAAAGGTTTTAATGGGAATTTAAATTTGATATTTAAAGGTTCAGCTGGGCAAAGTTTTGGTGCGTTTATTTTAAGAGGAATGAATATTTCTTTAATAGGAGAGGCTAATGATTATGTAGGCAAAGGTATTAACGGAGGTTCCATTACCATTGTTCCAGAAATCATCAATAACACATCTAACACTCAAGTTATAATTGGCAACACGTGTCTATATGGAGCAACTGGTGGAAAATTATTCGCACTTGGAATAGCAGGTGAGCGTTTTGGAGTTCGCAATAGCGGTGCTCATGCTGTTATTGAAGGAGCAGGAGACCATTGTTGCGAATATATGACTGGAGGAGTAGTTGTTGTGCTCGGAAAAACTGGAAGAAATATTGGAGCAGGAATGACTGGAGGCATAGCATTTATTCTTGATCAAAAAAATGAACTTGACTTAAGAATGAATAAAGAAATTGTTGAAGTTCATCATCTAACTTCAACTAATCAAGAAAAATTCTTAAAAGAACTCATTATTGAATATCATCAGAAAACTAAAAGTCCTAAGGCAAACAAGATTCTCTCAGGTTGGTCTTCTTGGAAAAATTTATTTAAAATAATAGTTCCTCCAAGCGAAAAAAATAAATTAGGTATTGAGGAAGCTCTTGAAAAAGCAACAATATAG
- the lipA gene encoding lipoyl synthase — translation MLKPDWLRVKAPQQERIGNVADLLVDLKLNTVCQEASCPNIGECFAGGTATFLIMGPACTRKCPYCDISFDNSKRLLDPSEPDRLGEAVFRMRLTHVVITSVNRDDLEDGGASQFLKCIKAVQSRSPFTSIEVLIPDLCGNWDALKVILDAAPNVLNHNIETVPRLYPRVRPQGIYERSLELLKRVREGWPRVYTKSGLMAGLGETDEEILSVLSDLHLNKVDIVTIGQYLSPGPKHLPVNRFVSPSQFDSYRIEGENKLGFLQVISSPLTRSSYHAGEVKKLMMSHPR, via the coding sequence TTGCTTAAACCAGACTGGTTACGTGTTAAGGCACCACAGCAAGAGAGGATTGGCAATGTTGCTGATCTATTAGTTGATTTAAAACTCAATACAGTTTGTCAGGAAGCAAGTTGTCCAAATATTGGAGAATGTTTTGCAGGAGGAACTGCTACTTTTTTAATAATGGGACCTGCATGCACTCGGAAATGCCCTTATTGCGATATTTCATTTGATAATTCGAAAAGGCTTTTAGACCCATCAGAACCTGATCGTTTAGGTGAAGCTGTTTTCAGGATGCGCTTGACTCATGTCGTTATAACTTCCGTCAATCGTGATGACTTAGAAGATGGTGGCGCTAGTCAATTTTTGAAATGTATTAAGGCTGTTCAAAGCAGATCCCCGTTTACCTCTATTGAAGTTTTAATTCCAGATCTTTGCGGTAATTGGGATGCTTTAAAAGTTATTTTGGATGCCGCTCCAAATGTACTAAATCACAATATCGAGACTGTTCCAAGGCTATATCCAAGAGTCAGACCTCAAGGAATATATGAAAGGTCTTTGGAATTATTAAAAAGAGTTCGTGAAGGTTGGCCAAGAGTGTATACGAAATCTGGCTTAATGGCTGGATTAGGGGAAACAGATGAAGAGATTTTGAGTGTTCTTTCTGATCTGCATCTAAATAAAGTTGATATCGTAACTATTGGCCAATATTTATCACCAGGCCCAAAACATTTACCTGTTAATAGATTTGTATCTCCTTCTCAATTTGATAGTTACCGTATTGAGGGAGAAAATAAATTAGGATTTTTGCAGGTCATCAGTTCACCATTAACTAGAAGTAGTTATCACGCAGGAGAAGTTAAAAAATTAATGATGTCTCATCCAAGGTGA
- a CDS encoding YciI family protein, giving the protein MPIFIKTEKFKKETLELSNSERKNFLLMHKEWVKKISQLGHYIHSGYLINEKKIPGGGGLLILEAKDYLTAKKIIENDPMIKNNLVIWDLQEWISVDGSQPKFSNHLG; this is encoded by the coding sequence ATGCCTATATTTATTAAGACAGAAAAATTCAAGAAGGAAACTTTAGAATTATCAAATAGTGAAAGAAAAAACTTCTTGTTAATGCATAAAGAATGGGTGAAAAAGATTAGTCAATTAGGCCATTACATCCATAGCGGATATTTAATAAATGAAAAAAAAATTCCAGGCGGTGGAGGTTTATTAATTCTTGAAGCAAAGGATTACTTAACAGCAAAAAAGATCATAGAAAATGATCCCATGATTAAAAATAATTTAGTTATCTGGGATCTTCAAGAATGGATATCAGTTGATGGAAGTCAACCAAAGTTTTCAAATCACCTTGGATGA
- the psaA gene encoding photosystem I core protein PsaA, with protein sequence MTISPPEREQKKEPVLDKPIETDAIPVDFSKLDKPGFWSKSLAKGPKTTTWIWNLHADAHDFDTHVGDLQETSRKVFSAHFGHLAVIFIWMSAAFFHGARFSNYSGWLSDPTHVKPGAQVVWPIVGQEMLNADLGGNYHGIQITSGIFQMWRGWGITNETELMALAIGALLMAAIMLHGGIYHYHKAAPKLDWFRNLESMLNHHIAGLVGLGSIAWAGHCIHIGAPTAALMDAIDAGKPLIIDGIPIASVADMPLPHELCNPAIASQIFPGLAGRTVENFFTTNWWAFSDFLTFKGGLNPVTGSLWMTDISHHHLAFGVLAVFGGHLYRTMFGIGHNLKEILDNHAGDPILFPAPNGHKGIYEFLANSWHAQLGLNLAMIGSLSIIISHHMYAMPPYPYLSIDYPTVLGLFTHHMWIGGLFIVGAAAHAGIAMIRDYDPAVHIDNVLDRILKARDALISHLNWACMFLGFHSFGLYIHNDVMRALGRPADMFSDTGIQLQPVFAQWIQNIHHSAAGSTTLAGANVNLQSGLVSEVFNGSVSQVGGKIGIAPIPLGTADFMIHHIHAFTIHVTLLILLKGVLFARSSRLIPDKANLGFRFPCDGPGRGGTCQVSSWDHVFLGLFWMYNGLSVVIFHFSWKMQSDVWGLTGGNFAQSSITINGWLRDFLWAQSSQVLTSYGQPISMYGLMFLGAHFVWAFSLMFLFSGRGYWQELFESIIWAHNKLKLAPTIQPRALSITQGRAVGAAHFLLGGIATTWAFFHARLIGLG encoded by the coding sequence ATGACCATTAGCCCACCAGAAAGAGAACAAAAAAAAGAACCAGTTCTCGATAAACCTATCGAAACTGATGCAATCCCTGTAGATTTTTCCAAGCTTGATAAGCCTGGTTTTTGGTCAAAATCCCTTGCTAAAGGGCCAAAGACTACTACATGGATATGGAATCTTCATGCTGACGCGCATGATTTTGATACCCATGTTGGAGATCTCCAAGAAACCAGTAGAAAAGTATTTTCTGCTCACTTTGGACATCTAGCAGTCATCTTTATTTGGATGAGTGCAGCTTTTTTCCATGGAGCTCGCTTTTCTAATTATTCTGGCTGGCTCTCTGATCCAACTCATGTCAAGCCAGGAGCACAAGTGGTTTGGCCAATAGTTGGTCAAGAGATGCTTAATGCAGATTTAGGCGGTAATTATCACGGCATTCAGATCACTTCTGGAATTTTTCAGATGTGGAGAGGCTGGGGTATTACTAATGAAACCGAGCTCATGGCTTTAGCTATTGGTGCTCTTCTCATGGCAGCAATAATGCTGCATGGTGGTATTTATCACTATCACAAAGCCGCTCCCAAGCTTGATTGGTTCAGGAATCTTGAGTCAATGCTCAATCACCACATAGCTGGTCTAGTGGGATTGGGTTCTATTGCTTGGGCTGGACATTGCATTCACATAGGCGCACCAACTGCGGCTTTGATGGACGCAATTGATGCTGGAAAGCCTCTAATTATTGATGGCATTCCAATTGCTTCAGTTGCGGACATGCCTCTGCCCCATGAGCTTTGTAATCCTGCTATTGCTAGTCAAATATTCCCTGGCCTCGCTGGAAGAACAGTTGAAAATTTCTTTACGACTAATTGGTGGGCGTTTAGTGATTTCTTAACTTTCAAAGGTGGTCTAAATCCAGTTACTGGTAGCTTATGGATGACAGATATTTCTCATCATCATTTAGCTTTTGGAGTACTAGCTGTATTTGGTGGTCATCTTTATAGAACAATGTTTGGCATTGGCCATAATCTCAAAGAAATACTAGATAATCATGCAGGAGATCCAATTCTTTTCCCTGCTCCCAATGGTCATAAGGGAATTTATGAGTTTTTAGCTAATAGTTGGCATGCTCAGCTTGGTTTAAACCTTGCAATGATTGGCTCCTTGAGCATCATTATTTCCCATCACATGTATGCGATGCCACCATATCCATACTTGTCTATTGATTACCCAACTGTTCTAGGTCTATTTACACATCATATGTGGATAGGTGGATTATTCATTGTTGGTGCAGCAGCTCATGCTGGTATCGCAATGATTAGAGACTATGACCCAGCTGTTCATATTGATAATGTTCTAGACAGAATCTTGAAAGCACGAGATGCATTAATTAGTCATTTAAATTGGGCTTGCATGTTCTTAGGTTTCCATAGTTTTGGTCTTTATATTCATAACGATGTAATGCGTGCGTTAGGAAGACCTGCAGATATGTTCAGTGATACAGGGATCCAACTTCAACCTGTTTTTGCTCAATGGATTCAAAATATTCATCATTCAGCTGCTGGCTCTACAACTCTTGCTGGTGCAAATGTAAACCTTCAAAGTGGCTTAGTTAGCGAAGTCTTTAATGGTTCTGTAAGTCAAGTTGGGGGGAAAATTGGAATCGCGCCTATACCTTTAGGAACTGCTGATTTCATGATTCACCATATCCATGCTTTTACTATCCACGTAACCCTTCTAATCCTCCTAAAGGGAGTTTTATTCGCAAGGAGTTCCAGACTAATTCCTGATAAGGCGAACCTTGGCTTTAGATTCCCTTGTGATGGACCAGGAAGAGGAGGTACATGCCAAGTTTCATCTTGGGATCATGTTTTCCTTGGCTTGTTCTGGATGTATAACGGCTTATCAGTAGTTATCTTCCACTTCTCATGGAAAATGCAAAGTGATGTATGGGGACTTACAGGAGGAAACTTTGCTCAAAGCTCCATAACTATCAATGGATGGCTTAGAGATTTCCTCTGGGCTCAGTCATCGCAAGTCCTTACAAGTTATGGCCAACCCATAAGTATGTACGGTTTGATGTTCTTAGGAGCACATTTCGTTTGGGCATTTAGTCTTATGTTCCTATTCAGTGGCCGTGGTTACTGGCAAGAATTATTTGAGTCAATTATTTGGGCTCACAATAAACTTAAGTTGGCACCAACTATTCAACCAAGAGCTCTATCTATCACTCAAGGTCGTGCAGTAGGAGCAGCTCATTTCCTTCTAGGAGGAATTGCTACCACTTGGGCCTTCTTCCACGCTCGCTTAATCGGTCTCGGCTGA